Proteins co-encoded in one Halococcoides cellulosivorans genomic window:
- a CDS encoding DUF7344 domain-containing protein: MITRLTTLLRSDGGGPRGPESAVSAADSDDRTATQRPDADPSAIEGDGSSVEAEQPPFEVDQVFEILKNERRRRVLDHLRESEEGQLTLGDLAEQIAAEECEKPVSQINSQERKRVYVGLYQCHLPKMDDIDAIEYDKSRGTIALGDAFAHFERYLPEDRAADEDWRSYLHGISVLGLVTIPLVAFLGAMTTGSIWQPILALTIASSFAIGAGLAVLATR, from the coding sequence ATGATCACCCGACTCACCACACTCCTTCGATCGGACGGCGGCGGCCCGCGAGGGCCCGAGAGTGCAGTCTCTGCAGCCGACAGCGACGATCGAACAGCCACACAGAGACCAGACGCGGACCCGTCGGCAATCGAGGGAGACGGATCGAGCGTCGAGGCCGAACAGCCACCGTTCGAGGTCGACCAGGTGTTCGAGATCCTGAAAAACGAGCGGCGCCGGCGCGTCCTGGACCACCTGCGCGAGTCGGAGGAAGGCCAACTCACGCTCGGTGACCTGGCCGAACAGATCGCCGCCGAGGAGTGTGAGAAACCCGTCAGTCAGATCAACTCCCAGGAGCGCAAGCGCGTCTACGTCGGCCTGTATCAGTGTCACCTCCCGAAGATGGACGACATCGACGCGATCGAATACGACAAGTCCCGCGGGACGATCGCACTGGGCGATGCATTCGCGCACTTCGAACGGTATCTCCCGGAGGATCGAGCGGCCGACGAGGACTGGCGCAGCTATCTCCACGGAATCTCGGTGCTCGGACTCGTCACGATTCCACTGGTCGCCTTTCTCGGAGCCATGACGACGGGATCGATCTGGCAGCCGATACTGGCGCTCACCATCGCGAGTTCCTTCGCGATCGGAGCCGGTCTCGCCGTGCTCGCGACCCGCTAG
- a CDS encoding DUF7344 domain-containing protein — translation MISTIQSLLRTDTGGPPSPEPVASTDENDHPADGRESDADPGERPFEIDQVFEILKNERRRRVLDHIQEADGQLTLGDLAERIAAEECEKPISQINSQERKRVYVGLYQCHLPKMDDIDAIEYDKARGTIALGEAFAHFERYLPDERPADPDWHTYLHGVSVLGLVTIPLVAVLGATTTGAIWQPVVALTVATAFAVGAALAVLATY, via the coding sequence ATGATTTCCACCATTCAATCACTCCTCCGGACTGACACCGGCGGTCCACCTTCCCCCGAACCAGTCGCATCGACGGACGAAAACGACCACCCTGCGGACGGACGCGAATCGGACGCCGACCCCGGGGAGCGACCGTTCGAGATCGACCAGGTGTTCGAGATCCTGAAAAACGAGCGGCGCCGGCGCGTCCTGGATCACATACAGGAGGCCGACGGCCAACTCACGCTCGGTGACCTGGCCGAACGCATCGCCGCCGAGGAGTGTGAGAAGCCGATCAGCCAGATCAACTCCCAGGAGCGCAAGCGCGTCTACGTCGGCCTGTACCAGTGTCACCTCCCGAAGATGGACGACATCGACGCGATCGAATACGACAAAGCGCGCGGGACGATCGCGTTGGGCGAGGCGTTCGCGCACTTCGAACGGTATCTCCCGGACGAGCGCCCGGCCGATCCGGACTGGCACACCTATCTCCACGGCGTCTCGGTGCTCGGACTCGTCACGATTCCGCTGGTCGCCGTGCTCGGGGCGACGACGACGGGCGCGATCTGGCAGCCAGTGGTGGCGCTCACGGTCGCGACCGCGTTCGCGGTCGGGGCCGCGCTCGCCGTTCTCGCGACCTACTGA
- a CDS encoding DUF309 domain-containing protein, with product MAEHTRDPSVDPPASGTPTGYDPESGWAHPTCRRAVVHGVALFNDAAYHDSHDCFEAEWYGYGKGTTESAFLQGLVQVAAGAYKQTLDQPEGRRSLLTTALGYLEDVPDDYYGVDVAALRRDAARAKVDGTAVDDWTITLDGNVPTAADSDYAFAAEID from the coding sequence GTGGCCGAACACACGCGCGACCCGTCGGTCGATCCGCCCGCGAGTGGCACGCCGACGGGCTACGATCCCGAATCGGGGTGGGCCCACCCGACCTGTCGGCGCGCGGTCGTCCACGGCGTCGCGCTGTTCAACGACGCGGCCTACCACGATTCCCACGACTGTTTCGAGGCGGAGTGGTACGGCTACGGAAAGGGGACGACCGAATCGGCGTTTTTGCAGGGCCTGGTCCAGGTCGCCGCCGGCGCGTACAAACAGACCCTCGACCAGCCAGAGGGGCGACGAAGCCTGCTCACGACTGCGCTGGGCTATCTGGAGGACGTGCCCGACGACTACTACGGCGTCGACGTGGCGGCGCTCCGCCGTGACGCCGCACGCGCGAAGGTGGACGGAACGGCGGTCGACGACTGGACGATCACACTCGACGGGAACGTTCCGACCGCCGCGGACAGCGACTACGCGTTCGCCGCCGAAATCGACTGA
- a CDS encoding TrmB family transcriptional regulator has product MDTSNQLNEAVDILQQLGLKEYEARCFVGLTRLETGTAKKLSEMTEVPRTRVYDAIRVLEAQGLVEIQHSSPQQFRAVPLDEATKTLQGQYEDRVERLEDALATIETIETADASTAQQVWAMSGREAIENRANDHIETATEEVVLVIGDDSLLTESLLTALTEMDPEVDLLIGTLSESLEDEIEAQVPNATTFTTGLEFLHPNTGPEEEEEEEVAIGRLLLIDRSTILVSSIIPSTGKEQAIFGEGFGNGLVVIARRIISQGLIPQRDPA; this is encoded by the coding sequence ATGGACACATCGAATCAACTGAACGAAGCCGTCGACATCCTCCAGCAGTTAGGACTCAAAGAGTACGAGGCCCGGTGTTTCGTCGGGCTCACGCGCCTGGAGACCGGCACGGCAAAGAAGCTGAGCGAAATGACCGAAGTCCCGCGCACGCGGGTCTACGACGCGATTCGCGTCCTCGAAGCCCAGGGGCTCGTCGAGATCCAACATTCGAGTCCCCAGCAGTTTCGGGCCGTCCCGCTGGACGAAGCGACCAAGACACTCCAGGGCCAGTACGAAGACCGCGTCGAACGCCTCGAAGACGCGCTCGCGACGATCGAGACCATCGAGACCGCCGACGCCTCGACCGCTCAGCAGGTGTGGGCGATGTCCGGGCGCGAAGCCATCGAGAACCGGGCCAACGACCACATCGAGACGGCGACCGAGGAGGTCGTCCTCGTGATCGGTGACGACTCCTTGCTGACCGAGAGTCTCCTCACAGCACTCACCGAGATGGACCCCGAGGTCGATCTGCTGATCGGGACGCTCAGCGAGTCACTCGAAGACGAGATCGAGGCGCAAGTCCCGAACGCGACGACCTTTACGACCGGGCTGGAGTTTCTCCACCCGAACACCGGCCCGGAGGAGGAGGAGGAGGAGGAGGTCGCGATCGGGCGCCTCCTCCTGATCGACCGCTCGACGATCCTCGTGAGTTCGATCATCCCGTCGACGGGCAAAGAACAGGCCATCTTCGGTGAAGGGTTCGGGAACGGCCTCGTCGTGATCGCCCGGCGGATCATCTCCCAGGGACTCATCCCCCAGCGCGATCCGGCCTGA
- the glmS gene encoding glutamine--fructose-6-phosphate transaminase (isomerizing), whose translation MCGITASAGDGDAAQTLIDCLENLEYRGYDSAGIALSNGDGISVTKRAGEVADLRAALADGGPSGRVGIGHTRWSTHGAPSDANAHPHTDCTGRVAVVHNGIIDNHDALRAALRERGHTFASETDTEVVPHLVSEALDAGADPETAFREAISHLEGSYAVAMVVDGVDGVFATREGSPLVLGVGTGANYLASDVPAFVEFTEQVVYLDDGDVAVVRPDDYAITDRSGAPVDRPVETIDWAPEAAEKGGYDHYMFKEIQEQPVSLAQTIEGRVEDGLDLSPETLAGVDSVQFVACGTSYHAALYGAHQLRSWGVEATASLASEYSVYPPPMEDALVVGVTQSGETADTLDALSVAGDRGATRLAVTNVVGSTAARESDDTVFIRAGPEIGVAATKTFSSQVVTLYLLAREVASVVTDPPAAAALDGMDELPDAVETVLDGSRAARLADEYLGEDGHFFLGRGNGVPVAMEGALKFKEITYEHAEGFPAGELKHGPLALVTEKTPVFAVCTGRDAGKIESAIREVQTRGAPVVAIAPRTMTDIVEVADDALTVPAVHPDLTPILTNVQLQLLAYHAASSLGRSIDKPRNLAKSVTVE comes from the coding sequence ATGTGTGGGATCACCGCCAGCGCGGGCGACGGCGACGCCGCCCAGACGCTCATCGACTGTCTCGAAAACCTCGAATACCGCGGGTACGACTCGGCGGGCATCGCGCTGTCGAACGGCGACGGCATCTCCGTCACGAAGCGCGCGGGCGAGGTCGCGGACCTCCGGGCGGCGCTGGCCGACGGCGGTCCAAGCGGTCGCGTGGGCATCGGGCACACCCGCTGGAGCACGCACGGCGCGCCCTCCGACGCGAACGCCCACCCCCACACCGACTGTACGGGCCGGGTCGCGGTCGTCCACAACGGCATCATCGACAACCACGACGCGCTTCGGGCCGCCCTGCGCGAGCGCGGGCACACTTTCGCCAGCGAGACCGACACCGAGGTCGTCCCGCATCTCGTCAGCGAGGCCCTCGACGCAGGCGCGGACCCCGAGACGGCGTTCCGCGAGGCCATCTCCCATCTGGAGGGGAGTTACGCCGTCGCGATGGTCGTCGACGGCGTCGACGGCGTGTTCGCGACCCGCGAGGGCTCGCCGCTCGTACTCGGCGTCGGGACGGGCGCGAACTACCTCGCGAGCGACGTCCCCGCGTTCGTCGAGTTCACCGAGCAGGTCGTCTACCTCGACGACGGTGACGTCGCGGTCGTCCGGCCCGACGACTACGCGATCACCGATCGGTCGGGCGCGCCGGTCGACCGCCCGGTCGAGACCATCGACTGGGCCCCCGAGGCCGCCGAGAAGGGTGGCTACGACCACTACATGTTCAAGGAGATCCAGGAACAGCCGGTCTCGCTCGCCCAGACCATCGAGGGCCGCGTCGAGGACGGCCTCGACCTCTCGCCCGAGACGCTCGCCGGCGTCGACAGCGTCCAGTTCGTCGCCTGTGGCACCTCCTACCACGCGGCGCTCTACGGCGCTCACCAGCTCCGCTCGTGGGGCGTCGAGGCGACGGCCTCCCTCGCCAGCGAGTATTCGGTCTACCCGCCGCCGATGGAAGACGCGCTCGTCGTCGGCGTCACCCAGAGCGGCGAGACCGCCGACACGCTCGACGCGCTCTCGGTCGCGGGCGACCGCGGCGCGACCCGCCTCGCGGTGACCAACGTCGTGGGCTCGACGGCCGCCCGCGAGAGCGACGACACGGTGTTCATCCGCGCCGGCCCGGAGATCGGCGTCGCGGCGACGAAGACGTTCTCCTCACAGGTCGTCACACTCTATCTCCTCGCTCGCGAGGTCGCGTCGGTCGTCACCGACCCGCCCGCGGCCGCGGCCCTCGACGGGATGGACGAACTGCCCGACGCGGTCGAGACGGTGCTCGACGGGTCGCGGGCCGCCCGCCTGGCCGACGAGTATCTCGGTGAGGACGGCCACTTCTTCCTCGGTCGGGGCAACGGCGTCCCGGTCGCGATGGAGGGCGCACTCAAGTTCAAAGAGATCACCTACGAACACGCGGAGGGCTTCCCCGCTGGCGAACTCAAACACGGCCCGCTCGCGCTCGTCACCGAGAAGACCCCCGTGTTCGCGGTCTGTACCGGCCGCGACGCGGGCAAGATCGAGAGCGCGATCCGCGAGGTCCAGACGCGTGGCGCCCCGGTCGTCGCGATCGCGCCCCGGACGATGACCGACATCGTCGAGGTGGCCGACGACGCGTTGACCGTCCCCGCTGTCCACCCCGATCTGACGCCGATCCTGACGAACGTGCAACTGCAGTTGCTCGCCTATCACGCCGCCTCGTCGCTCGGGCGGTCGATCGACAAGCCGCGGAATCTGGCGAAAAGCGTGACGGTGGAGTGA
- a CDS encoding beta-glucosidase family protein, translating into MSNTNLPSDSIETLLDRLTIDEKLRLIRGGVDPDARATGYVPGIDRLEIPALALVDGPMGVRAGTATGFPASIALAASWDPDLARELGRALGIEAREKGQDVVLAPGMNLLRAPQCGRAFEYYSEDPTLTSRLAVGTIEGIQSAGAIATAKHFVANSQEERRFQVDHRIDERPLRELYLRAFEASVREADAGMVMAAYNGVNGDPMTANERLLTDVLREEWGFEGVVVSDWWAVTDGPRAITAGLDLEMPGVPVNEWHLAESNSITRLIDAIPDHDRVPRQRLARLLMTPWLPDHANPNLFDAGHFDGPLREALDAGRLDERVIDRSVQRLLETMDRFGVLDGDRPDPEAGDHDALARRIARRGTVLLENDEVLPLDDPDSIVMIGPNVDRAKVGGGGSSAVEAGATTDPVRGVRDRVGAGTRVHVERGHEPFETATMGASPFEGLEFGSEDSDGRIDDAVAAAGDADVAVVVVQDNATEGEDRPLWLPGEQDQLVSRVATAAEQCVVVVRSAGPIAMPWATSVDAILAQWYPGQADGRALADVLFGDHDPGGRLPATFGRRPDDYPATDPAAYPGIDDVVSHEEGLSIGYRYFEAEDVQPLYPFGHGESYAEFAYGAVSVDGGTVEVSIENTSERAGREVVQVYLDPVEPSVERPPRELAGFAAIELAAGESRTVEVDLPERAGAVYDPAAGAWAWPDTDFEAVVGRSVTDERGRTAVSLGE; encoded by the coding sequence ATGTCGAACACTAATCTTCCTTCCGACAGCATCGAAACGCTGCTCGATCGGCTCACGATCGACGAGAAACTCCGCCTGATCCGTGGTGGGGTCGATCCAGACGCACGCGCGACGGGCTACGTCCCGGGGATCGACCGGCTGGAGATTCCCGCACTCGCGCTGGTCGACGGCCCGATGGGCGTCCGCGCGGGGACCGCGACGGGGTTTCCGGCCTCGATCGCGCTCGCGGCCAGTTGGGACCCCGATCTCGCTCGCGAGTTGGGCCGGGCGCTGGGCATCGAGGCCCGCGAGAAAGGCCAGGACGTCGTGCTCGCGCCCGGGATGAACCTCCTCCGGGCCCCCCAGTGTGGGCGCGCGTTCGAATACTACAGCGAGGATCCCACTCTTACGAGTCGCCTCGCGGTCGGGACGATCGAGGGCATCCAGTCCGCGGGCGCGATCGCGACCGCGAAGCACTTCGTCGCGAACAGCCAGGAAGAACGCCGTTTCCAGGTCGATCACCGCATCGACGAGCGCCCGCTGCGCGAACTGTATCTCCGGGCGTTCGAGGCGTCGGTCCGCGAGGCCGACGCGGGGATGGTGATGGCGGCGTACAACGGCGTCAACGGCGATCCGATGACCGCCAACGAACGGCTGTTGACCGACGTGCTGCGCGAAGAGTGGGGCTTCGAAGGTGTCGTCGTCTCCGACTGGTGGGCCGTGACCGACGGGCCCCGCGCGATCACGGCCGGCCTCGATCTGGAGATGCCGGGCGTCCCCGTCAACGAGTGGCACCTCGCTGAATCGAACTCGATCACGCGGCTGATCGACGCCATCCCTGACCACGATCGGGTGCCCCGCCAGCGACTCGCCCGATTGCTGATGACGCCCTGGCTGCCCGATCACGCCAACCCGAACCTCTTCGACGCGGGCCACTTCGACGGGCCGCTCAGGGAGGCGCTGGACGCTGGCCGCCTGGACGAACGAGTGATCGACCGGTCGGTGCAGCGACTCCTCGAAACGATGGACCGGTTCGGCGTCCTCGACGGCGACCGGCCCGATCCAGAGGCGGGCGATCACGACGCGCTCGCCCGACGGATCGCCCGCCGCGGGACCGTCCTGCTAGAGAACGACGAGGTGCTCCCGCTGGACGATCCCGACTCGATCGTGATGATCGGCCCGAACGTCGACCGCGCGAAAGTCGGCGGCGGGGGCTCCTCGGCGGTCGAGGCGGGCGCGACGACCGACCCCGTGCGCGGCGTGCGCGACCGGGTCGGCGCGGGGACGCGCGTCCACGTCGAACGGGGTCACGAGCCGTTCGAGACGGCGACGATGGGCGCCTCGCCGTTCGAGGGGCTGGAGTTCGGCAGCGAAGACAGCGACGGGCGCATCGACGACGCCGTCGCCGCCGCGGGTGACGCCGACGTCGCCGTGGTCGTCGTCCAGGACAACGCGACCGAGGGCGAGGATCGCCCGCTCTGGCTGCCCGGCGAGCAAGACCAGTTGGTCAGCCGGGTCGCGACCGCCGCCGAACAATGCGTCGTCGTCGTGCGGTCGGCGGGCCCGATCGCGATGCCGTGGGCAACGAGCGTCGACGCGATCCTGGCGCAGTGGTACCCCGGTCAGGCCGACGGCCGCGCGCTCGCGGACGTCCTCTTTGGCGACCACGATCCCGGCGGGCGCCTGCCCGCGACGTTCGGGCGCCGGCCCGACGACTATCCGGCGACAGATCCCGCGGCCTACCCCGGGATCGACGACGTCGTCAGCCACGAGGAGGGGCTCTCGATCGGCTATCGCTATTTCGAGGCCGAGGATGTCCAGCCGCTCTACCCGTTCGGCCACGGCGAGTCGTACGCCGAGTTCGCGTACGGCGCGGTGAGCGTCGACGGCGGGACGGTCGAGGTTTCGATCGAGAACACCAGCGAGCGGGCGGGTCGAGAAGTCGTCCAGGTGTATCTCGATCCCGTGGAGCCGTCGGTCGAGCGTCCGCCGCGTGAACTCGCGGGCTTCGCGGCGATCGAACTCGCGGCCGGCGAGTCACGTACCGTCGAAGTCGACCTGCCAGAGCGCGCGGGCGCAGTCTACGATCCCGCGGCTGGCGCGTGGGCCTGGCCCGATACGGACTTCGAGGCGGTCGTCGGGCGATCGGTCACCGACGAGCGTGGACGGACCGCCGTCTCGCTCGGGGAGTGA
- a CDS encoding NAD(P)-dependent alcohol dehydrogenase: MKAFVMREVGETAIIEKDRPEAGPMDAIIRPTEGLICTSDCHTVHGAIGEREDLTLGHEVVGVVEEVGEAVEEFEPGDRVAVGAITPDWNSAAAQRGHPSQSNEALGGWKFANVKDGTFAEYVHINDADGNLAHIPDGVTDHEAAYTADMLSTGFAGAENADIPMGGTVAVFAQGPVGLMATKGAELLGAGEIIAVETVPERQELARHYGATHVVDFAEVDPAEAIMEYTDDEGVDAAIEALGADETLQDCIRVVKPGGTVSNVGYHGDGEFRHIPRAEWGVGMSEIDIVNDLCPGGRVRISRLLKLLDEGRVDPTKMTTHEFEFDEIQEAFEMMETKDDGMIKPLIHF, from the coding sequence ATGAAAGCATTCGTGATGCGGGAGGTCGGCGAGACGGCGATCATCGAGAAAGATCGGCCCGAGGCGGGGCCGATGGACGCGATCATCCGCCCGACCGAGGGGCTGATCTGCACGTCAGACTGTCACACCGTCCACGGCGCGATCGGTGAGCGCGAGGATCTGACGCTGGGCCACGAAGTCGTCGGCGTCGTCGAGGAAGTCGGCGAGGCCGTCGAGGAGTTCGAACCGGGCGATCGGGTCGCCGTCGGCGCGATCACGCCGGACTGGAACTCCGCAGCGGCCCAGCGTGGCCACCCCTCCCAGTCGAACGAGGCGCTCGGTGGCTGGAAGTTCGCGAACGTCAAAGACGGGACGTTCGCCGAATACGTCCACATCAACGACGCCGACGGCAACCTCGCGCACATCCCCGACGGCGTCACCGACCACGAGGCGGCCTATACCGCCGATATGCTCTCGACGGGCTTCGCCGGCGCGGAAAACGCCGACATCCCGATGGGCGGGACCGTCGCCGTGTTCGCCCAGGGCCCGGTCGGATTGATGGCCACCAAGGGCGCGGAACTGCTCGGTGCCGGTGAGATCATCGCCGTCGAGACCGTCCCCGAACGCCAGGAGTTGGCCCGGCACTATGGCGCGACCCACGTCGTCGACTTCGCCGAGGTCGACCCCGCCGAGGCGATCATGGAGTACACCGACGACGAGGGCGTCGACGCCGCCATCGAGGCGCTCGGGGCCGACGAGACCCTTCAGGACTGCATTCGCGTGGTCAAGCCCGGCGGGACGGTCTCGAACGTGGGCTACCACGGCGATGGCGAGTTCCGCCACATTCCGCGCGCGGAGTGGGGTGTCGGGATGAGCGAAATCGACATCGTCAACGACCTCTGTCCCGGTGGGCGCGTGCGCATCAGTCGCCTGCTGAAACTCCTGGATGAAGGCCGGGTGGACCCGACGAAGATGACGACCCACGAGTTCGAGTTCGACGAGATCCAGGAGGCATTCGAGATGATGGAGACGAAAGACGACGGGATGATCAAGCCGCTGATTCACTTCTAG
- a CDS encoding HalOD1 output domain-containing protein, whose protein sequence is MDTEIESDEQVSTSVVRAVSAVEGRDPMTMRPLMDVLDPDALDGLFGDRADGSPRTGGRLTFEYSDSRVTVEGEYLTVERREN, encoded by the coding sequence ATGGACACCGAGATCGAATCCGACGAACAGGTCAGTACGAGCGTGGTCCGTGCGGTGAGCGCCGTCGAGGGCCGCGATCCGATGACCATGCGACCACTGATGGACGTCCTCGATCCGGACGCCCTGGATGGACTGTTCGGAGACCGGGCCGACGGGTCGCCACGCACGGGCGGGCGACTGACCTTCGAGTACAGCGACTCTCGGGTCACCGTCGAAGGTGAGTATCTGACGGTCGAACGCCGCGAGAACTGA
- a CDS encoding HalOD1 output domain-containing protein codes for MDTEIDPDEQVSTAVVRAVSAVEGRDPTIMRPLRDVLDMDALNALFADRADGSPRTGGRLTFEYSDSTVTVQNGEYLTVELREN; via the coding sequence ATGGACACAGAGATCGATCCCGACGAACAGGTCAGTACCGCCGTGGTCCGTGCGGTGAGTGCGGTGGAGGGTCGCGATCCGACGATCATGCGACCGCTGAGGGACGTCCTCGATATGGATGCCCTGAACGCGCTGTTCGCCGATCGGGCCGACGGGTCGCCCCGGACAGGTGGACGCTTGACCTTCGAGTACAGCGATTCGACGGTCACCGTGCAGAACGGCGAGTATCTGACGGTCGAACTCCGCGAGAACTGA
- a CDS encoding Yip1 family protein translates to MVPPIDVLLFDPESFFDREGWGGWASPAAVVGVLLAVQLLSLYPTYQMTQQLFSEVSGGSGFALVSVAFSAGWFLVTTPLYWLGVAGTAYGVGAWFDGDADFSTTTQAVAWGFVPHIVGTAVAVAGSYLRYVQTELPAVTEDMTQQEIQALSGQITGAPTDPVNLVITVVGLVTLLWGAYLWTVGVENVHGIERRQAVIVAVPWILLSLIALVSRFVGPMA, encoded by the coding sequence ATGGTGCCACCGATCGACGTACTGCTGTTCGACCCGGAATCGTTTTTCGACCGCGAGGGGTGGGGTGGCTGGGCGAGTCCCGCCGCTGTCGTCGGCGTTCTCCTCGCCGTCCAGCTGTTGTCGCTCTATCCCACCTATCAGATGACCCAACAGCTGTTCAGCGAGGTGAGCGGAGGGTCGGGGTTCGCACTCGTCTCCGTCGCGTTCTCGGCTGGCTGGTTCCTCGTCACGACGCCGCTGTACTGGCTGGGAGTGGCGGGGACGGCGTACGGCGTCGGCGCGTGGTTCGACGGCGACGCCGACTTCTCGACCACGACCCAGGCCGTCGCGTGGGGCTTCGTCCCACACATCGTCGGCACGGCCGTCGCCGTGGCCGGGAGCTACCTCCGATACGTCCAGACGGAGCTGCCCGCGGTCACCGAGGACATGACCCAACAGGAGATCCAGGCGCTGTCGGGCCAGATCACCGGTGCGCCGACCGACCCGGTCAATCTGGTCATCACCGTCGTCGGCCTGGTGACGCTCCTCTGGGGTGCGTATCTCTGGACAGTCGGCGTCGAGAACGTGCACGGCATCGAGCGCCGCCAGGCGGTGATCGTCGCGGTGCCCTGGATCCTCCTCTCGCTGATCGCGCTGGTGTCGAGGTTCGTCGGCCCGATGGCGTGA